The sequence GGTGCTGGAGCTGGAGCACGAGCTGTTCCCGGAGGACGCCTGGTCGGCCGGGATGTTCTGGTCCGAGCTGGCGCACTCCCGCGGCCCGGGGGCCACCCGCCGCTATGTCGTCGCCGAGGACCCGGCCGACGGGCGGATCGTTGGCTACGCCGGTCTCGCGGCCCTCGGTGAGCTGGCCGACGTCCAGACGATCGGAGTGACGCGTGCGTACACGGGCGCCGGTCTGGGCTCCGAACTCCTCACCGACCTGCTGAAGCACGCCACCGCCTTCGAGTGCGCCACGGTGCTCCTCGAAGTCCGCGTCGATAACACCCGGGCACAGAAGC is a genomic window of Streptomyces sp. NBC_01237 containing:
- the rimI gene encoding ribosomal protein S18-alanine N-acetyltransferase, encoding MRTATAVLREMRWWDIDAVLELEHELFPEDAWSAGMFWSELAHSRGPGATRRYVVAEDPADGRIVGYAGLAALGELADVQTIGVTRAYTGAGLGSELLTDLLKHATAFECATVLLEVRVDNTRAQKLYERFGFEPIGFRRGYYQPGNVDALVMRLHVQEHEHVQVDEPVHVHEHVQETETD